Part of the Cellulomonas taurus genome, CGCTGCAGGGCTTCACCAGCACCCCGCGCCCGCTCGACGGCGTCCCGCCGTTCGTCTGGCACGGCTCGATCCGCTCCCCCGAGATCGCCGAGCAGGCGGCCTTCTACGGGGACGGCTTCTTCCACAACAACATCTTCTGGCCGATCAGCCACACCAAGCAGATGGTCAACTTCTACCGCCAGCGCTTCGAGCACTACGGCCACGGCCAGGCGGACCAGGCGATCGTCGGCCTCGGCGGCCAGGTGTTCATGCGGAAGAACTCCCAGGACGCGGTGAACGAGTTCCGCCCCTACTTCGACGTCGCGCCGGTCTACGGTCACGGGCCCTCCCTGGAGGAGTTCGCCGACCAGACCCCGCTGACCGTCGGATCGCCGCAGCAGGTGATCGACCGCTACGCCGCCCTGCGGCACGAGGTCGGCCACTACCAGCGCCAGCTGTTCCTGATCGACCACGCCGGACTGCCGCTCAAGACGGTCTTCGAGCAGATGGACATCCTGGCCGGCGAGGTCGTTCCCGTGCTCCGCAAGGAGATGGAGTCCGACCGTCCTGCCCACGTCCCCTCCGACCCGCCGAGCCACGCGCAGCGCGTCGCCGCCGCCCGTGCCGCCGGACAGGTGCACGAGCAGCAGCAGGCCGCCGCCGACCACTGGACCGGCAAGACCGCCGAAGACGACCTGGCCGCCGCTGACGCGGTGACCCGCTGAGGAGCATCACCACCATGACCACCCGTCGCATCGTCGCCATCTCGGCCGGTCTGTCCCAGCCGTCCTCCACCCGACTGCTGGCCGACCGACTGGCCGAGGCCACCCGCACCGAGCTGGGCGCCCAGGGCGTCCCGGCCGAGGTGCAGGTGATCGAACTGCGGGACGTGGCGCACGACATCATCAACGCCATGCTCACCGGCGGTGTCGCCAGCCAGGCGCTCACCGAGGTGATCGAGGCGGTGACCGGCGCCGACGGCCTGATCGCCGTCACCCCGCTGTTCACCACGACCTATTCCGGGCTGTTCAAGAGCTTCATCGACATCCTGGACAAGGACTCGATCACCGGACTGCCGGTGTTGATCGGCGCGACGGGTGGCACCCCGCGGCACTCGCTCGCCCTCGAGTACTCGATCCGCCCGCTGTTCACGTATCTGCGGGCGGATGTGGCGACCACCACCGTGTTCGCCGCCACCGACGACTGGGCGGCGGGCAGCACCGCCGGTGAGCCCAGCCCGCTGCCGACCCGGATCGCCCGGGCCGGGACGGAGTTCGCCCGGACCATCGCGGCCCGCGACCCGCGCACGGCACCCGAGGACCCGTTCGCGGGCACCCCGGACTTCGCCAGCCTGCTGGGCGGCTGATCCGACCGCCGATCGCCCCGGGACTCCCGCGCGTCCCGGGGCGACCGTCGTCTGCGCCGCACACCAGCCGCCCCCGGGTGCAGCGCCAACGCCCCGCGCAGCCGCCGACGCGCCGTACGCCTGCGGGCGTTGAGCCCCCGCGGGCGAGGTCGGCAGTCGACGCCACAACCGGCCTGGCGAAGTGCCGACCTCGGGGGCCAACTGCCGACCTCAGGCGCGAAGTGCCGACCTCGGGGGCCAACTGCCGACCTCGGCACGGCCGGGAGACGGCCGACCTCGGGGTGGCGGGCTGGGAGCGGGCGGGGAGCGGTCAGTCCCGGGCGATCAGCACCAGGGTCGCGTCGTCGTCCGAGTCGGGGTCGCGCAGCCCGTGCACGAGGGCGTCCAGGTGCCCCGGGCGCGCCTGCGGGATGCCCGCCACCGCCCGGTCCATCGCCACCCGCAGCGACTCCCCCCGGCGTTCGATCACCCCGTCCGACAGCAGCACCAGCCGCTCACCCGGTTCCAGGGTGCCGGACTCCTCGGCGGGCGGACCGTCCAGCAGACCGATCAGCGGCGACCCGAGCACCCGCAGCCAGGATGCCGCGGAGTCCGTGACCAGCAGCGGCGGCAGATGTCCGGCGGAGGAGTACTCGTAGCGCCCGGTCGCCGGGTCGATCACCACCAGCACCAGGGTCGCCATCTGTCCCGGCAGGGTCCAGCGTGCCAGCGTCGCCAGCCGGTGCAGCACGCGCGCCGGCGAGGCCGAGTCGACCATGTAGGCCCGGACGGCGTTTCGCAGCTGACCCATCGCGCCGACCGCCGCCAGTCCGTGACCGGTCACGTCGCCGACCGCGACCGCGATCCGGCCGTCCTGCAATCGCAGCACGTCGAACCAGTCGCCGCCCACCCGGCCACCGTCCGCCGGACGGTAGTGCGCGTCCACCTGCCAGCCGTCGACCGCGGGCATCCGGGCCGGGAGCAGGGCGCGCTGCACCGCCTGCGCGGCACGGATCTCGCGTTGTCCGCGTCGGAACAGCGCCTCGACCAGATGCCCGCGCAGGTCGTCGGCGGCGGTCACCTGGACCTCCTCCCAGGGTGCCGAACGGCCACGGACCAGCTCGCGCCACAGGTCGAAGGACCGCCGCGGGCTGAGCCGGAATCGGTCGCCGTCCTGGACGACCTCCTTGCCGGTCGGGTCGCCGCCCCAGTCGACGGTCCGGATCACCTCGTCCCGGAGCCAGATCACGGTTCCGCCGTCCGGCAGCGCGAGGGCCAGGATCCCGGCCACCCCCGGGACGGTGGGCGCGTCCTCCGGCAGCCCGTCCAGGACCAGCACCCCGGCGCGGTCACCGGTCGCGGCGACCGGACCACCGGGCACCAGGCTGCCGCCACCCGTCGACAGCTCGCCGGAGGTCACCCAGTCGAGCAATGGCTGCGGGTCGTCCGGCACCCGGCCCCGCGAGGCGAGGTCGCCGTCGGCGCAGACCAGCACCCCGTCGGCGGGTACCAGTTCCAGCAGCGCGTCGTCACCGGTCAGGGCCTGGGCCAACGACCGCTCCTCGTCGCGGGAGGCGGCCACCAGGCGGGCGAGGATCGCCGAGGACGCCCGGGTCGCGTCCAGCACGTCCTGGTCGACCTGGGCGATCAGCCGCAGCGACAGGGCCACGGCCAGGAACTCCGCCGCCGCCCGCACCCCGTAGGAGGGCGCGTGGGGCCCGGCGTAGTGGTGGCAGGCGATCATCCCCCAGAGCTTCCCGTCCCGGAGCAGGGAGATCGACATCGAGGCGCGGACGCCCATGTTGCGCAGGTACTCGCAGTGGATCGGCGACACCGACCGCAGGCTGGCGTAGGTCAGGTCCAGCGGGGTGGGCAGTGCGGGCACCACCGGCACCGGGACGTAGTCCACGTCGGAGATCAACCGGATCCAGGACTTCTCGTACAGCGCGCGTGCCTGCGGCGGGATGTCGGAGGCCGGGTAGTGCAGCCCGAGGAAGGGTTCCAGCTCGTCCCGCTTGGCCTCGGCGACGACCTCGCCGTTGTAGTCGGCGTCGAAGCGGTAGATCATCACGCGGTCGAAGCCGGTCAGCCGTCGCACGTGCCGCGCTGCCAGGTCGTACAGCTCGGGCAGCGTGGTGCCGCGGTTCAGCTCGGCGATCGCGTCCCGGACACCCTCGTAGGTGGTGCCGTAGGTGAGCGGCCGGATGCCGTCGGCCGGTTCGAGCTCGAGCACGAACACCGAGGCGTCGCTCGGCGGACGGTGCACGACCACGTCCAGGTCGACCACGGCACCGCCGACCACGACCTGCACCAGCCCGGGATTGCGCACCCGGGTGTCCGGCACGTCGTCCAGCTGATCGCGGACGGTGCCGTCGGCGACCGCGCCGAGCACCTCGACCAGCGTCCGACCCACCACCTCGTCCACCGGCTTCCCGAGGAGCTCGTGGACGTTCTCCGATGCCTGGCGGATGATCCCGTCCGCCAGCTGCACCACCATCAGCAGCCCGCGCGGCTGCACGGACCCGGGGATGTGGATCGGCTCGCGCGCGCAGTTGTCGAGGTCGATGGTGACCTCGGGCGACACGAACCAGGTGTGGTCGAGAGCGTCGGTCATGTGGCGGTGACACCGCCTTCCGTCCTGAGGGTCGTCGGGACCTGGGGGAGCTCCCGCCGGTGGGCGGACGCACCGGGCGGCCACGGTCACGAGCAACCCGGCCCGCAGCTTCTCAGGCGTTCAGTCCTGCGTCCAGCGGTGGCGTGGGTGACCCGAGCGGCGGTTCCCCGCCACCGCCGGCCCCGTGCCCGTCACACCGTGCCCGTCACACCGTCCAGGCGATCAGCGCGATCCCGAGCGCCGCGGCGGCCACGGTCAGCAGCACGGTGCCGAGGGCGTTGGCCACTGCCCGCGGCAGCTCGTCGTCCTGCACCAACCGCACCGTCTCGACCGCCGCAGTGGAGAAGGTGGTGTAGCCGCCGCAGAAGCCGGTGGCCAGCACCGTCTGCCACCCCGTCGGCAGCCCGGCGTACAGGTGTGCCCCGGCGATCAGCCCGATCAGCAGCGACCCGGTCACGTTGATCGCGATGGTCGCCACCGGCAGCACCGTGCGCCATCGCAGCCGGATCTCCCCGTCCAGCCAGAACCGGCACGCGGCGCCGATCCCGCCCGCCAGCGCCAGCAGGACCGCCAGTCCCCCGGTCATCGGTCCGCCCCGAGCGGCAGCAGCCTGCCCAGTCGGATCCCGACCCAGCCCAGCAGCACCCCGCCGACCATGGTGCCCAGCACGTAGCCGATCGCCTGCGCCGCGGCACCGTCGGCCAGCAGCCGCTCGGTCTCCAGGGCCAGGGCACTGAAGGTGGTGTACCCGCCCAGGAATCCGGTGCCGATCGCCAGCCGTGCCCGCAGCGCCCCGGGGTGCTGCGGCCCGAAGCGCGCGCACACCTCAAGCACGACCCCCAGCGCCAGCGCGCCGGTGAGGTTGGCCGTCAGTGTCCCGACCGGCCAGCCGTGCACCGGCGGCCACCCGGCACCGATCAGCGCCCGGCTCAGGGCACCGGCCGCACCGGTCACGGCGACCAGCAGCACGAGCAGCGGTCGCCGGTGCGCGGGTGGGGTCACCGGCTCATCGTCGCACTCTCGCTAGGCTGATCAGTGCCCTGACCTGCGCCGAGCGCCGGTTCGGGACAGACTGGGATCCGGCACACGGACGAAGGAGCACAGGCATGACGTTCGCATCGGGCCCGTCCGGACCCTCCCCCGTCACCGATCCGCCCAAGGCACAGCCGTCACTCGGCCATCTGATCAGCCAGATGTCGGAGCAGACCGCCCGACTGGTGCGCGCCGAGATCGACCTGGCCAAGGCGGAGCTGACCGAGAAGGCGAAGGCCGCCGGCATCGGCATCGGCCTGTTGGCAGCGGCCGGGTTCCTCGGCTTCTTCGCCTTCGCGGTCCTGCTCACCGTGGTGATCCTGGCGCTGGCCGAGGCGTTCCCGGCCTGGCTCGCGGCGCTGATCGTGCTGGTGGTGCTGCTGGTCGTCGTCGGGGTGCTCGCGATGGTCGGGATCAAGAAGCTCAAGCAGGGCGTCCCGCCCACCCCGGAGAAGGCGATCGACGGCGTGAAGCAGGACGCCGACGCCGTCACCACCGCCGTGAAGGAAGGTCTGCAGCGATGAGCGACGACACCCCGAAGCTGACCGTCTCCGACTACGAGGCCGAGGTACTCCGCTCGCGTGCCGACCTGGCGGCGACCGCGGACGCCCTCGCGGCGAAGCTGGACCCGCGTACCCAGGTCGCCGAGGCGAAGGAGTCGGCGTCCCGGCTGGTCCGGGACGCGGTGGGCAGCGACCCCGCCGCCGACCCGAGCAACCGCACCCGGGCGCGGACGATCCTCGCGGGCGGCGTCGCGGCCGTGGCCGGACTCGTCGTGCTGGCGATCAAGCGACGCTGAGCAGCCCCGCCTCGTGGGCCAACAGCGCCCGCTTCACGTCGAGGCCGTAGTAGTACCCACCCATCGCCCCTCCGGTGCGCAGCACCCGGTGACAGGGGACGAAGGGTGCGATCAGATTGCGTGCGCAGGCGGACCCGGCAGCCCGGACGGCGGCCGGGTTCCCTGCTGCCTGGGCGAGTTCGGCGTAGGTGAGCGTGCTGCCGGGCGCGATCGTTCGCATGACCTGCCACGCCCGCTGGGTGAACGGGCCGCCCGGTTGCTCCACCGCTACCGCGTCCAGCGCGTCCAGGTCACCGTCGGCGTACCGCCGCACCGCGTCGGCCACCGGACCGTTGCCCGGTTCGCTGCGGATGCCCCGTGCCCGCAGCACGGCACCCAGTCGGGCGGCCAGGACGTCCACCGGGGTGAATCCGGCGGCGCGGACCACGTCGTCCTCGGGGGACGAGATCACGGTGAGCGGGCCGGCCGGGGTCGCCAGCACCTGCACGGACAGCGGGGTGGTCGTCATGCCCCCATCCTGCGCCGCGCGCGGGCCGGGTGCTGGCGGAATTCGGACACCGCGGGTGTCGTCGTCGTCGCCCGCGGTGCCGATCGGGTGGATCAGGGTGGATCAGGAGTCGTCGCGCTGGTCCGGGATGCCGACCAGCAGCTCGCGGACCTCGGTCTCGCGGTACCGCCGGTGACCGCCGAGGGTCCGGATCGAGGAGAGCTTCCCCGCCTTGGCCCAACGCGTCACGGTCTTCGGGTCGACCCGGAACAGCGAGGCGACCTCCGAGGGCGTCAGGAGCACCTCGTTCTCGGTGTGGGGAGCGGACATGGGTACCTCCGAGGCCGGAGAGGGCACCACCGTCGCGGTGACGCCCCCGTTGTCTGGTCGCTTCACGGCCCCTGCTGGACCGATCGTCATGGCATGCGTGTTCCTCATGCGTTGCCCCCCGGAACACAGGTCACCCTGCCACGCGGAGAGCCACCCAAGAGGGACCAACATCCCATCCCGGACAACCATCACTAATCAGGACAGGATAGGTCGTAACGCCCACGCTGGCGCGTCAAGTCCCCGACCAGGGCGAAAACGCCGCGAACCCGGGTGATCCGGACACCCGTTCGGCGGCCGCCCCTCACCCGTACGTGAGCAAGCTCACAAGGCCGGAACACCCCTCACCTGCCGAATGAGGGCCGTCCGAGTGGATCCGGCGGTCCCCGCGAGTGGCCGGATCGCGGACCAGGCATGTACCGTTGCCAATCGAACAGATATTCCAGCATCCCGGGGCCGCACGTCTTTGCACGGAGCCGCCCCGCTTCCACGTTGAGGGGGTCGGTGCCATGGGGCGCGGCCGTCAGAAGGCTAAGCAGACCAAGGTGGCTCGGGAGCTGAAGTACTTCAGCCCCGAACCGGATTACCGGGTCCTCGAGCGAGAGCTCACGGAACCCAGGAGCAACCTGGTCACGGACAGCCGACAGGACTCCGACGACGAGGACGACTACTCCCGCTGGGCGGACGAGCGCTGACCTCGTCGGACTGACAGACATCGCCCGCGGTGCGGTCATTCCCACCGCGGGCGATGCATGTCCGAACCGTCAGCGCTCGGATCGCAGCGTGCGCCGTCCGAGCGCCGCCGTGCGGCTCCGACCCGCCGCTGGGATCGCGCTCAGGCGACCCGGTAGCTGTTCACCAGCCGCACGGCACCGCCCTGCACACCCTTGGTCCCCGCGACCAGGTCCGGACCCGGGGTGTCCAGCTCGCCGTCCAGCGCGCGCACCTCGCCCAGCGTCCAGGCGGGCAGGCCGAGTCGTCCGGCCTCCCGGGTCAGCGCCTCGGCGCGGTCCGCCGCGACGATCGCCACCATGCCCACCCCGAGGTTCAGGGTGCGCTCCAGGTCGTGCCACGGCACCTGGCCGAGGTGCTGGGCGACCTGGAACACGGCCGGCAGCTCCCAGGACGCGCGATCGATGTCGGCGACCAGCCCGGCCGGCAGCACCCGAGCGACGTTCGCCGCCAGCCCGCCGCCGGTCACGTGGCTGAAGGCGTGCACCCCGCCCGTCGCGGCCAGCGCCAGGCAGTCGGCGGCGTACACCCGGGTCGGCTCCAACAGCTCGGCCCCCAGCGTGCGGCCGAACTCGGGCACCTCCCGATCCAGCGACCAACCGGCCACGTCGATCACGCGGCGCACCAGCGAGTACCCGTTCGAGTGCAGCCCGGAGGACCCGAGGGCGAGCAGCACGTCACCGGTCCGCACCCGCTCCGGGCCGAGCAGGTCGTCCGCCTCGACCACGCCGGTGGCGGCCCCGGCCACGTCGTACTCGTCCGGTGCGAGCAGACCCGGGTGCTCGGCGGTCTCGCCGCCGACCAACGCGGTCCCGGCGACCTCGCAGGCGGCGGCGATCCCGCGCACCACGGCGGCGATCCGCTCCGGCACCACCTTCCCGCAGGCGATGTAGTCGGTCATGAACAGCGGCCGGGCGCCCACCACGACGATGTCGTCCACCACCATGCCGACCAGGTCGAAGCCGATGGTGTCGTGCACGTCCATCGCCTGGGCGATGGCGACCTTGGTGCCCACCCCGTCGGTGGAGCTCGCCAGCAGTGGGCGGCGGTATCCGGTCAGGGCAGAGGCGTCGAACAAACCGGCGAAGCCCCCGACGCCGCCGAGCACCTCGGGCCCGTGGGTGGCCCGCACGGCGTCCTTCATCAGCTCGACCGCGCGGTCACCGGCCTCGGTGTCGACACCGGCGGCGGCGTAGGTCACGGGCTGGGACACACTGCTGGTCACGGTTGCTCCAGGGCGGAGGATCCGCCGGTCGAGGGGACGATGGTCGTCAGGCCGTCCGGGCCCAACGGCAGTTCGTTCTGCTCCAGCAGGTGCTTGCCCAGCCGGTCGGCCGGCGGCAGCTCGATCGGGTACTGGCCGGAGAAGCACGCGGTGCACAGCTGGTTCGCCGGCTGCTCGGTGGCGGCGATCATGCTGTCCATCGAGATGTAGCCCAGCGAGTCGGCACCGAGCGAGGCCCCGATGTCGTCCACCGACAGGCCGTTGGCGATCAGCTCCGCACGCGAGGCGAAGTCGATGCCGTAGAAGCACGGCCACTTCACCGGCGGCGAGCTGATCCGGACGTGGACCTCGGCGGCGCCCGCCTCGCGGAGCATCCGGATCAGGGCGCGCTGGGTGTTGCCGCGCACGATCGAGTCGTCGACCACCACCAGCCGCTTGCCACGGATCACCTCGCGCAGCGGGTTCAGCTTCAGTCGGATGCCGAGCTGGCGCAGCGTCTGGGACGGTTGGATGAAGGTGCGGCCGACGTAGGCGTTCTTGG contains:
- a CDS encoding LLM class flavin-dependent oxidoreductase, encoding MQFGVFTVSDITPDPHTGRVPDDTERVRNILAIAEHADEVGLDVFATGEHHNPPFVASSPTTMLGYLAARTKQIQLSTATTLITTNDPVRLAEEYAMLQVISDGRMDLMMGRGNTGPVYPWFGQDIRQGIPLAIENYALLRRLWTEDVVNWEGKFRTPLQGFTSTPRPLDGVPPFVWHGSIRSPEIAEQAAFYGDGFFHNNIFWPISHTKQMVNFYRQRFEHYGHGQADQAIVGLGGQVFMRKNSQDAVNEFRPYFDVAPVYGHGPSLEEFADQTPLTVGSPQQVIDRYAALRHEVGHYQRQLFLIDHAGLPLKTVFEQMDILAGEVVPVLRKEMESDRPAHVPSDPPSHAQRVAAARAAGQVHEQQQAAADHWTGKTAEDDLAAADAVTR
- a CDS encoding FMN reductase — protein: MTTRRIVAISAGLSQPSSTRLLADRLAEATRTELGAQGVPAEVQVIELRDVAHDIINAMLTGGVASQALTEVIEAVTGADGLIAVTPLFTTTYSGLFKSFIDILDKDSITGLPVLIGATGGTPRHSLALEYSIRPLFTYLRADVATTTVFAATDDWAAGSTAGEPSPLPTRIARAGTEFARTIAARDPRTAPEDPFAGTPDFASLLGG
- a CDS encoding SpoIIE family protein phosphatase; the encoded protein is MTDALDHTWFVSPEVTIDLDNCAREPIHIPGSVQPRGLLMVVQLADGIIRQASENVHELLGKPVDEVVGRTLVEVLGAVADGTVRDQLDDVPDTRVRNPGLVQVVVGGAVVDLDVVVHRPPSDASVFVLELEPADGIRPLTYGTTYEGVRDAIAELNRGTTLPELYDLAARHVRRLTGFDRVMIYRFDADYNGEVVAEAKRDELEPFLGLHYPASDIPPQARALYEKSWIRLISDVDYVPVPVVPALPTPLDLTYASLRSVSPIHCEYLRNMGVRASMSISLLRDGKLWGMIACHHYAGPHAPSYGVRAAAEFLAVALSLRLIAQVDQDVLDATRASSAILARLVAASRDEERSLAQALTGDDALLELVPADGVLVCADGDLASRGRVPDDPQPLLDWVTSGELSTGGGSLVPGGPVAATGDRAGVLVLDGLPEDAPTVPGVAGILALALPDGGTVIWLRDEVIRTVDWGGDPTGKEVVQDGDRFRLSPRRSFDLWRELVRGRSAPWEEVQVTAADDLRGHLVEALFRRGQREIRAAQAVQRALLPARMPAVDGWQVDAHYRPADGGRVGGDWFDVLRLQDGRIAVAVGDVTGHGLAAVGAMGQLRNAVRAYMVDSASPARVLHRLATLARWTLPGQMATLVLVVIDPATGRYEYSSAGHLPPLLVTDSAASWLRVLGSPLIGLLDGPPAEESGTLEPGERLVLLSDGVIERRGESLRVAMDRAVAGIPQARPGHLDALVHGLRDPDSDDDATLVLIARD
- the crcB gene encoding fluoride efflux transporter CrcB, which codes for MTGGLAVLLALAGGIGAACRFWLDGEIRLRWRTVLPVATIAINVTGSLLIGLIAGAHLYAGLPTGWQTVLATGFCGGYTTFSTAAVETVRLVQDDELPRAVANALGTVLLTVAAAALGIALIAWTV
- a CDS encoding fluoride efflux transporter FluC; amino-acid sequence: MTPPAHRRPLLVLLVAVTGAAGALSRALIGAGWPPVHGWPVGTLTANLTGALALGVVLEVCARFGPQHPGALRARLAIGTGFLGGYTTFSALALETERLLADGAAAQAIGYVLGTMVGGVLLGWVGIRLGRLLPLGADR
- a CDS encoding phage holin family protein; the protein is MTFASGPSGPSPVTDPPKAQPSLGHLISQMSEQTARLVRAEIDLAKAELTEKAKAAGIGIGLLAAAGFLGFFAFAVLLTVVILALAEAFPAWLAALIVLVVLLVVVGVLAMVGIKKLKQGVPPTPEKAIDGVKQDADAVTTAVKEGLQR
- a CDS encoding DUF3618 domain-containing protein, producing the protein MSDDTPKLTVSDYEAEVLRSRADLAATADALAAKLDPRTQVAEAKESASRLVRDAVGSDPAADPSNRTRARTILAGGVAAVAGLVVLAIKRR
- a CDS encoding methylated-DNA--[protein]-cysteine S-methyltransferase, whose amino-acid sequence is MTTTPLSVQVLATPAGPLTVISSPEDDVVRAAGFTPVDVLAARLGAVLRARGIRSEPGNGPVADAVRRYADGDLDALDAVAVEQPGGPFTQRAWQVMRTIAPGSTLTYAELAQAAGNPAAVRAAGSACARNLIAPFVPCHRVLRTGGAMGGYYYGLDVKRALLAHEAGLLSVA
- a CDS encoding BldC family transcriptional regulator, which translates into the protein MSAPHTENEVLLTPSEVASLFRVDPKTVTRWAKAGKLSSIRTLGGHRRYRETEVRELLVGIPDQRDDS
- a CDS encoding DUF3073 domain-containing protein → MGRGRQKAKQTKVARELKYFSPEPDYRVLERELTEPRSNLVTDSRQDSDDEDDYSRWADER
- the purM gene encoding phosphoribosylformylglycinamidine cyclo-ligase — protein: MTSSVSQPVTYAAAGVDTEAGDRAVELMKDAVRATHGPEVLGGVGGFAGLFDASALTGYRRPLLASSTDGVGTKVAIAQAMDVHDTIGFDLVGMVVDDIVVVGARPLFMTDYIACGKVVPERIAAVVRGIAAACEVAGTALVGGETAEHPGLLAPDEYDVAGAATGVVEADDLLGPERVRTGDVLLALGSSGLHSNGYSLVRRVIDVAGWSLDREVPEFGRTLGAELLEPTRVYAADCLALAATGGVHAFSHVTGGGLAANVARVLPAGLVADIDRASWELPAVFQVAQHLGQVPWHDLERTLNLGVGMVAIVAADRAEALTREAGRLGLPAWTLGEVRALDGELDTPGPDLVAGTKGVQGGAVRLVNSYRVA